In Bacteroidales bacterium, one genomic interval encodes:
- a CDS encoding MFS transporter, with protein MKDKIVPGGYLFTRKYTNYIFALLFLLYMFDYVDRMVITSLFPFLKTDWGLTDTQCGMLVSAVYWSIVLFTFPISILVDRWSRRKTIGMMALVWSVATGLGAFSLNFRHLFYARSVIGVGEAGYAPGGSAMISALYPVEKRSWMMGLWNASIPLGSAIGVAVGGIIATQWGWRHALGIVAIPGLFIAILFFFVKDYKTISLVKEESNTPEHKKVKMSIRDMFIEFIQKPSLMFTYFGMAGVVFTTTSLLTWLPTYFHRVQGIPESKAGLMSSAVLLVAIIGAPLGGYITDRWRKSRVNARLLLPTITTLLSACLMFLAFSVFSGEMQYMILLSVGISVTAFISAAAAVTQDVVHAGMRAISYAIAVVIQNLLGASMGPIVMGAISDAYNIQTAFSLLPIALMVAAALFFAGSFFYEKDLTKVEKVSLEVLD; from the coding sequence ATGAAAGACAAAATTGTTCCTGGAGGTTACCTTTTTACCCGAAAGTACACAAATTATATTTTCGCCCTGTTATTCCTGCTGTACATGTTTGATTATGTCGACAGGATGGTAATCACTTCCTTGTTTCCTTTTCTGAAAACTGACTGGGGTCTGACTGATACTCAATGTGGGATGTTGGTATCGGCTGTTTATTGGTCTATTGTACTTTTTACCTTTCCCATATCTATTCTTGTCGACCGTTGGAGTCGGCGCAAAACCATCGGAATGATGGCTCTGGTGTGGAGTGTGGCCACAGGATTGGGTGCCTTCTCCCTGAATTTCAGGCATCTCTTTTATGCTCGCTCAGTGATTGGTGTGGGTGAAGCCGGTTATGCCCCGGGAGGATCAGCTATGATCTCAGCCTTGTACCCTGTCGAAAAACGTTCATGGATGATGGGACTATGGAATGCATCCATCCCTTTGGGAAGTGCTATAGGTGTAGCTGTCGGAGGTATCATCGCCACCCAATGGGGTTGGAGACATGCGCTTGGGATTGTAGCGATACCAGGACTTTTTATTGCAATCCTTTTCTTCTTTGTAAAAGACTACAAAACAATCAGCCTTGTAAAGGAGGAATCTAATACTCCTGAACATAAGAAAGTAAAAATGTCCATTCGGGATATGTTCATTGAATTTATTCAAAAACCTTCCCTGATGTTCACCTATTTCGGAATGGCGGGTGTAGTATTCACAACAACTTCATTGCTTACCTGGTTGCCAACCTATTTCCACAGGGTACAGGGGATTCCTGAAAGCAAAGCAGGTTTAATGTCAAGTGCTGTCTTACTGGTGGCCATCATTGGTGCACCACTTGGAGGGTATATCACCGACCGATGGAGGAAATCACGGGTAAATGCAAGGCTCCTGTTACCAACTATTACCACTTTATTATCCGCCTGCCTGATGTTCCTGGCTTTTAGTGTATTTTCAGGAGAAATGCAGTACATGATACTACTTTCTGTAGGTATATCAGTAACAGCTTTTATTTCAGCCGCAGCTGCCGTAACCCAGGATGTAGTGCATGCCGGGATGAGAGCCATTTCCTATGCCATTGCAGTAGTCATACAGAACCTTTTGGGCGCTTCAATGGGTCCAATCGTAATGGGTGCCATTTCTGATGCATATAATATCCAGACAGCTTTCAGCCTGCTGCCTATTGCATTGATGGTTGCCGCTGCTTTATTCTTTGCCGGTTCTTTTTTCTATGAAAAGGATTTGACCAAAGTGGAAAAGGTATCACTGGAAGTTCTGGATTAG
- a CDS encoding RNA-binding S4 domain-containing protein: MEFHLENQEFIELIKLLKLMGLVDSGSEAKLVVEMGKVKVNEQVEFRKRNKIRSGDKVEYAGNTIVVK; the protein is encoded by the coding sequence ATGGAATTTCATCTGGAAAACCAGGAGTTCATAGAACTGATCAAACTGCTAAAACTCATGGGACTGGTAGATTCAGGGAGTGAAGCAAAATTGGTTGTGGAGATGGGAAAGGTAAAAGTCAATGAGCAGGTAGAATTCCGCAAGAGAAACAAGATCAGAAGCGGTGACAAAGTGGAATATGCTGGTAATACTATTGTTGTGAAATGA
- the ygiD gene encoding 4,5-DOPA dioxygenase extradiol codes for MDRKNFLKTLAIIPFAGYTMKLSQFDTFTNSLNSTDTMPLLFAGHGSPMNAIEQNEFTEKWAELGNTLPVPRAILCISAHWETQGTYITAMEKPRTIHDFGGFPEELFAVEYPAPGDPRLASETASLFEDNKAGLDLKWGLDHGTWSVVKNMYPEANVPVIQMSLDYTKSPAEHYQLARQISVLRKKGILIMGSGNMVHNLGMLDWQHPDSGSDWALEANDLFKTLILENGDHKLIDYRSLGKAVQLAVPSPEHYLPLLYILGLKDTNDRISFFNDKAVMGSLTMTSLQIENR; via the coding sequence ATGGATCGTAAGAACTTCCTTAAAACGCTGGCCATTATTCCTTTTGCAGGATATACTATGAAATTAAGTCAATTTGATACATTCACAAATTCCCTGAATTCGACTGATACCATGCCATTGCTTTTTGCCGGGCATGGAAGTCCAATGAATGCCATCGAGCAAAATGAATTCACTGAAAAATGGGCAGAATTAGGTAATACCCTACCTGTCCCTAGAGCCATCCTTTGTATATCAGCACATTGGGAGACTCAGGGTACTTATATTACCGCCATGGAAAAGCCAAGGACAATTCATGATTTTGGTGGGTTTCCTGAAGAATTGTTTGCTGTGGAATATCCCGCTCCCGGTGATCCAAGGCTGGCATCAGAAACAGCTTCGTTATTTGAAGATAACAAAGCCGGATTAGACTTAAAATGGGGACTGGACCATGGAACATGGAGTGTAGTTAAAAATATGTACCCTGAAGCGAATGTTCCCGTTATCCAGATGAGCCTTGATTATACAAAATCTCCTGCGGAACATTATCAGTTGGCAAGGCAAATATCTGTTCTCAGGAAAAAAGGAATTCTTATTATGGGTAGTGGAAATATGGTGCATAATTTGGGGATGCTTGACTGGCAACATCCTGACTCAGGAAGCGATTGGGCCCTTGAAGCAAATGATCTCTTTAAAACTTTAATTCTTGAGAATGGTGATCATAAACTTATTGATTATCGAAGTTTAGGTAAAGCTGTTCAATTGGCGGTGCCTTCTCCCGAACATTACCTGCCCCTTCTTTATATACTGGGGCTGAAAGACACCAATGACCGGATCAGTTTCTTCAATGATAAGGCAGTAATGGGTTCCTTGACCATGACTTCATTACAAATTGAAAATAGATAA